In Cardinium endosymbiont of Dermatophagoides farinae, the sequence TTTTTAGTCTACTCTTTAAGTTAAAATACCCATTATGCAATGGACCATATCGGAACTGATCAAACGATTTGATGGGAAGCTATTGGCGGGTAGTGCAGATGCGATTTTAACCCATCTCTCTACCCTAGGAGAGGCCACTATTGGTGCGGTTAGCTTTTTTTCAAGCCCCCAGTATGCAACCGCTTTTTACCAAACCCAAGCTGCTGCTGTTTTGGTGGCTAAAGATTTTAAACCAGTTGCACCGGTAACTGCTGCTTTAATTGGCGTTGAAGATCCTTATCGAAGTTTTTGCCTTTTGGTAGAGGAAGTCTATCAGCAAAAAATGGATGCTAAGTCCGGCATAGAATTTCCCTCTTATATAGGCCAGCAGGTTACTGTAGGCGCAAATATCTATCGAGGGGCTTTTTCTTATATTGGTCACCATGTGGTCATAGGAAAAGGGGTAAAAATTTATCCACATGTTTATGTGGGCGATCATGTAATGATTGGTGAGGATACCATACTCTATAGTGGCGTTAAAATAGCGGCTTATACGGCGATAGGTAGCCGTTGTATCATTCATCCTGGAGCTGTTATTGGTAGTGCGGGTTTTGGCTTTGTAACCCATTCAGATGGTAGCTACAAGCGCATTCCTTCAGTTGGTAATGTTTGCCTAGAAGATGATGTAGAAATTGGTGCCCATACCACTATAGATGCAGCTACTGTAGGCAGCACCATAGTAGGTCAAGGGACAAAGATAGATAACCTGGTTCAAGTGGCCCATAATGTCCAAATCGGTAAACATACCGGCATTGCTGCGCAAGTAGGGATTGCTGGGTCCACCAAGGTAGGTGATTATTGTAGATTCGGCGGCCAAACAGGTGTTGCAGGTCACCTTCATGTAGGGGATCATGTTACGGCCATTGGTCGAGCCGGTATTACCCGCTCTTTTCCAAAAGGGCATATTACCCTTTCTGGCACACCTGCTTTTGAAAATAAAAAATTCTTATCTTGTTACGCTCGGTTTAAAAATCTGGTACCAGCAAAAAAGTAGTAAAGTAATTTATATGACACAGCGCCAACAACAGACCATTCAACGGATCATTAGCTTTGAAGGTATTGGACTCCATACGGGTAGCAGGGTGAAGGGTAGGTTGCTCCCTATGCCCATTGATACAGGCATACAATTTCAACGCGTAGATTTACCGGGTCAGCCTTGTATAGAGGCATCAGTAACCCATGTAGTCGCAACAGAAAGAGGTACAGTGGTTGAAAAAGATCAAGCACGAGTGGCTACGGTAGAACATTTGCTGGCAGCAATTGTAGGGATGCAAGTTGATAATATCTCTATCCAACTAGATGGAGCCGAGGTGCCAGATATAGATGGTAGTGCATTGGCCTTTGTAGCGCTGCTATTAGAAGCAGGATTGCTGCAACAGGAAGCCCCGCAAAAGTTTTTTAAACTCAAGGAAAAGTTTAGCTATGATGACCCAGATACCGGCAGCCATTATGCAGTCTATCCTGATACAGATTATAACCTGCATCTGACCATTGTCTACAATAGATGGCCGGTTGGGTATCAATATGCAAGCCTCTCCAAGCTAGCCGATTTTAAAGAAGCAATTGCTCCTGCCCGTACGTTTATCTATTTAGATGAAATCGCTGCCTTGTATGAGAAGGGGCTGCTACAAGGAGGAGATCCTACCAAAGCGGTTATTTTTTCTGATCATACGAACCATACAGAATGGCTGCAGCAGGTCACCCAATTATCTGGCAAACAGGTTGAAAACTTGGTAACCCCTGCTCCCTCTAGTTTATCTTCCCTGCGCTACATCAATGAGCCAGCTCGTCATAAGTTATTAGACCTGATTGGTGATATGGCCTTACTCGGTAGGCCTTTACAAGCCAAATTGGTTGCCCATATGCCTGGTCATGGCGCTAATATAGGTTTCGTTGCTGCTTTAAGAAAACATTTGTTGCGACAAGAACAAAAAGGAGCGCCTATTTGTAATCTGCACGCAACACCGCTTTTCGATGTAAAACAGATCAGTAAAATGCTGCCGCATCGCTATCCTTTTCAATTGGTAGATAAAATTATGGAGTTAGGTGATTCCTATGTGATTGGGGTTAAAAATGTGACCATCAATGAGCCTTTTTTTCAGGGTCATTTTCCTGGTACTCCTGTTATGCCTGGCGTGCTACAGGTAGAGGCACTTGCACAAGCTGGTGGGATATTGTGCCTGCATAAAGTACCAGATCCTGAGCAATATCTGACTTACTTTCTTTCCATTGATGGGTGTAAATTCCGTCGTATGGTAGTGCCCGGAGATACCCTACTATTGCATTGTGAATTACTTGCAGCTATAAAATTTAGTACTACTGAAAAGCAGTCTGTAGGGATCGCAAAGGTAAAGGGACGCATTTTTGTAGGTGAACAGTTGGCGTGCGAGGCAGTTTTATTGGCTCAAATTGTCAAGCAGTATGAAACAATCTGATATTCATCCTAGTGCTACGCTTGGCAAGGCAGTGACCATTGGTAGTTTTGTAACCATTCAGGAGGATGTAGTGATCGGTGATGGTACCTATATAGGACCTCATGTAACCATTATGTCCGGCAGCCGTATTGGAAAACACTGCCAGATTTTTTCAGGTGCGGTTATTGGAGCCGGGTCACAGGATCGCAAATCAACCACTTTAACTACTTATGTAGAAATCGGAGATTATACTGTTATACGTGAATTTGCTACCCTCAATAGAGGCACTTTTGGCAATACGGTTATAGGATCTCACGTATTGCTTATGGCTTATGTACATGTGGCCCATGATTGTATCATTGAAGATCATGTGACTGTTACCAATGCAGCACAATTGGCCGGCCATGTACAGCTGCACCACCATGCTGTAATAGGCGGTATGGCAGCAGTGCATCAGTTTATGCGGGTAGGGGCTTATAGTATGGTCGCTTCTAAAAGCATTGTACGTAAGGATGTGCCCCCTTTTATTAAAGTAGCACGAGAACCATTACGTTATTGCGGTATCAACCTAGTCGCCTTACAACGGAATGGTTTTACCAAAGCACAATGCGATACCATATACCATAGCTACCGTTTGATTTACCATAGTCAATTATTGTTGCCGTTGGCATTAGAAGAGGTCGATAAGCAGGTCCTTTGTACGCAAGAAAAAGAGATGATCCTTTCTTTTATACGAGGTAGCCATAAAGGCATTGTAAAAAAGAACAATGCCTATGGAACTATCTTGTAGAAGTATATATTGTGCTAATAGTGCGCTTTAACGACGGTGTCGTTTGCATTTCTTTTCTGCTTTCTCCAACATTCTTTCTACCTTTATTTCCTTTAGAGCAGCTAGTACTTTTTTCCTGTCCGTGATATGGATTATTATATTTTCCTCTAGACCCTTCCGAGCAGTTTTACCCTTTTTATCGACTATACAGGGATCTGCACCATTCGCCATGAAATATTGGATAGTATCCAACTTTTTTCTCTTGCTGTAATGAATAATGCTGTTTTTCCGTTAATATTTTGTGCATTTACATCTATCCCGTGTGCTACAGCAGATTTAATAATTTCCGTATTTCCTATAATTACTGCACTAAATATGGCTGTTTGATTTAAGTAGTTGCGTGCATGCACATCCACTCCATGATCTATTAAAGTTTCAAAGGCTCCTCTTGTTTTTGCATAAAATAAGGCTGTTTGCTGCCATTGGTCTTGTGCATTTAGATCTAGATCTTCCCTATGCTTTATCATCCATTTCAAAAGTTCTTCACCGTTTGGCCTGCCAGCTATGTGCATCACTAGTACTCTATTTTTTTATCTTTTGCATTTATATTTACGTTGTTTTGAGTAAGAAAATTTTTTAGATCCTCTATTGACAAATTAGGGCCTAGCTCACCACCCGATTGAATTTTCTTTATAAGATTAGCATCTGCTATTTTATCGTAAGGTTGCCCGTTGGAAACCAGGGTAGCTGGATTTGTTTGTATCGCATTTATAATACGACTTTCTGTTGCACTATCCATATTGGGTATGTGGTTGAAAGTGTAACCTTGTCTCAGTGATGTAGGCCCAAAATTTTGAATGTTTTTTCCTAAACTATTATTACCTCCTATTGTATGCAGTGCCAATTGCTTGTTTTTTATATGCTTGTATGCTGCTATTCCAGCTCCAGCAAGACTAGTAGTAGCAAACACCCCTAAGTCAATGTAAGCTTCTTTAGGCTCACTCAACTCCCAGCCTAGCTATGTACACAAGACGCCAATGTATGAAGGCTTAATAGCCCCGTAAGTAAACCTATCCTATAGTGTATATATTGTTTTTTTTCATGTAAAATTAATGTTTTATAAGGTTATAGTACTATCAATCATTGAAGACCAAGCAAGGTTATTGCAATGTATTATATTGCATTTCTTCTTAACCTTGCGCCTGCCAACTAAAAAATTATTAAGGGAAAAAACAGACCTTCTGCAAAACCTATTTGTGATCAGCAGTTTTTAGGAGAAGCGCAGTCGAGCACCGCAGCATACTAAATGTATTTGAGGAGCATAGGCAAGCGCCAAAATTGCCATTTAGCAATAGGTTTTGCAGAAGGTCTAATCTTAATAAGCAGTAATAGCTTATATAACTATGCCAGCCTAGTCTTCTATCTTTTATGGTAAAACAAAAAAATACAATTCCAAATAATTGTTGATTATGAAAACAATACTTACAGATGGAAAAACAGAAACCGCCCGCTTCGCGGGCTTGAAAGAAAGCTGTTTTTCCTAATCATCTGTAAGGGACGGCTTCTATTTCGCAACTTTTTACAAGGGTATTTTCCTATTATGGCCATAACGTTAAACGCATACAGTTAAAGTCATTGGCTGTTCGGATAGATGTTGAGTTAATAGCCTTGCTTTAGCATCTTACTAACACCTCAAGAACATTTTCTCCAATCATCCCATACCATGTCGAATATATCTAGGCGCCCGTTTGGTGCACAGTCAATTATATGGCGATGCCTAGAGCCCTTTATACAAAGATCTGCACCTTCCTTTTTGAGAAGCTCAGCACAGCCCTTGTGACCTTTAAACATTGCATAACATAGGGGTGTGCTTCCTTCATCATCTTGTGCATTTATACTTGCTCCATGTTTTAGCAAAATTTTAATATAATCCTGATTGCCTGCCCATGCTGCAGCATGTAAGGCTGTTAGCTCTGCCATTGTATCTTTTGCATTTACATCTACCCCTTTTTTTATTAAGAACTTAACATATTCTTCATTTCCAGGCTGAAGGAGTGGATAAAACAATAGCGTTTTATTTTGTTTATCTCTTGCATGTATACTGAAGCCTTTAGCAAGCCAGCATTCTAAATTACTTATCGAAAATTTACTATTCTTAATGTCTTGTATGATCTCATCATTTAAGAAAGTACCATTTTGTAATAGCCTATTATCATAGGGCTGTCCATCTGGGACGAAAGTTGTTGGGTCTGTGTGCGTTGCATTTATAATAAAACTTGTTTTTTCAGTACTCATATTTTGCATGGAATGTGTAAAGCACGGATTTACTTGTGGTATGAATGTGGCATTGCTATTGGTTGCTGCTGCGATTAAATCAGTACTATTTCCTGTTGTACAGATTGCTGACTGTGTGTTTGCGTATTTGTATATTCCTACCCCTAGTCCAGTAGCAATCAAAGATCCTGCGGCTGCGCCTATGTAAGTTTTGATACGTTTACTTGGATTCCAGCCTAGCTCTTGCCTTGTATGTACACAAGACGCCAATGTATGAAGGCTTAATAGCCCCGTAAGTAGACCTATTCTATAGTGTGTATATTGTTTTTTCATAAAAAATTAATGTTTCATAAGGTTATAGTAATCAATCATAAAGACCAAGCAAGGTTAGTGCAATGCATACTGCATCTCCTTTTAACCTTGCGCCTGCTAACTAAAAAATTATTAAGGGAAAAAATCTTAATAAGAGGTAATAGCTTATGCGTAGCCTTCATCTATTATGGTACAGCAAAAAAAATACAATTCCAAATAACTGTTGATTATGAAAACAATCGTATGAGTCGGCACTGTGGAGTCACTACCTGCAAGCAAAAAGCAAGGTAAAAGTTTCTTACCAGTTGTTTATTAAAGTAAAATAAATTAAATTGCGTGCTAGCTGCCGCTTTGTTGATATTATGTTTTATTTAGTTAAAACCCTAGTATTGGCCTTTTGGGTATCCTGTTCTGGCTAAGGTTTGCTTATACTTTTTAGGCTTAAAATTATAAACATTATAAACAATTCATTATGATTAGTAAACGGACAATATTATTATTGATGGCTATATGGGTTTTTGCTTCTATCTACTACCAAGAGTACAAAAAAAAGCAAAAGCTCCTGGCTACCCCCACGTTAAACAACGTAACACTATCCTCCATTAATGGCACTGATCCAGTAAGAATAGATGAGCGCTATTCTGCAGAAGTGGTTGGTAAGCTCTATGAAGGCTTGTATGAATATCATTATTTAAAAAGGCCCTTCCAGTTGGAACCTAATCTTGCTGAGGGGATGCCTTCCATTGCTCCAGATGGTTTGGTTTATACTTTTAAAATTAAGAAAGGTGTTCTATTTCACGATGATCCATGTTTCCCAAATGGGAAGGGTCGGGCCCTTAAAGCAGCTGATTTTGTTTTTAGCTTAAAGAGGTTAGCAGATCCTAAAAATATGGCGCCTTATTATGGCCTTATAGATGGCAAAATCAAAGGCTTGGATGCATGGAGGCATCAGCCAGATTACACAAAAGAAGTAGAAGGGCTAACGGCATTGGACGACCATACCCTTCAGGTTACCCTTACCCAACCTTGGGGCGCTTTTTTAGATTTTTTAGCTATGCCGGCCGCTTTTGTTGTTGCTCCGGAGGCTGTAACCCGTTATGGTGCTGAGTTTGTGAACCATGCGGTAGGTACAGGTCCTTTTATCCTAGAGGGCGGGTTTAATCCGCAAGCCAAGCAATTGACTTTTATAAAGAATCCTCTGTTTAGGGAAAAATTATTTCCTGCTGAAGGAGATGCCGAATATCAGTCTATGATAGCGGCTTATGGTGGTAAAAAGTTGCCTTTGGTAGACAAGGTGGTGACCGATATCATTACTGAAGAACAGCCACTTGCGTTAAAACTACAAAGTAAAGAACTGGATATGGCCCTCATTAGTGGTTCTGGTATTGCATTGGATATGATTGAAAACAATACGCTTTTATCAAAATGGGGTAAAAAAGGGTTGGTCTTGGCACAATCCCCTAGTGCCAGTACGCAGTCTTTTTGCTTTAACCATAGCCATGAGATTTTTAATAATACCTGTTTAAGGCAGGCTATGTCTATGGCTTTTGATAGAGCGACTTATAACCAAATTTTTTATAAAGGTGCGGCTCAGCTGGCGCAATCGCTGCTGCCTCCTGTATTAATGGATGGGGCTAATGCGTTGGAGCATACTTATGGGTATAACCTTGAACGTGCAAAGGAATATTTGGTTAAAGCAGGCTATCCAGGCGGAAAAGGGCTGCCTGTGATTACACTTGATGCTATTTTTGGAACCAGTTCTAAAGATAAAGCAGAATTTTTTGCTAAGTGTATGGCGCGTATTGGCATAGAAATTCAAGTGGTAACCAATGTTCCTGCAGAGCACTGGAAGAAGATGGCTAATGGGTCTACTATGATGCATCTGGTGGCATGGAAGGCTGATTATCCGGAACCTTCTTCTGTTTTTCAGATACTCAGTAATAAAAGCTTGTGTGGCTTATTCTATGAAAATGCGCACTTTAATGCATTGTTCGATAAAGCTATGGCTACAACCAATTATGCAGAAAGGAAAGCACTTTATTTAGCGTTGAATAAAATAGTAGCTGAAGAAGTACCTATGATTTATGCGCTGCATGTTTCACAGCAATACCTCCATTATAACTGGGTTAAAAATGTAGTTTCTAATGATTTTTGTCCATCTCTAGATGCATATATTGCAGTGGATATGGCTGCAAAGATCAAGGCTACGAAGTAGCCTCTTGTTTTGCCTATTTTTCTCTTCGGGTATAGCAGCCTTTTAATTTGTTTTGAATCCATTTGGGTAAATGGAAGGGGTGATTTACACGAAGGGTAACTCCTCTTCCATTTTTATGACCTATCTTTTTTTATATCTTCTAAGAAGGCTCTGCTATGCGCTTTCAGTTATTGTAGGAGCTACTTTTTTAATCTTTATTATCTTTAATATTCTTGTAGGAGACCCTACGCATATTTTGTTGGGTAAATATGCAACACCGGAAGCTATGGTGCTACTCGCTCGTGAACTAAGTTTAGATAGGCCTTGGCATCTGCAGTATTGGGAGGTGTTAAAATCTGCTTTTACCTTTAACTTTGGCTACTCCTGGACCACCAAGCAGCACATTTTAAAAACATTTCAAGAAGGCGGACTGGTTTCCTTAACCGTTACATTACCCGCTTTTTTCATAGGCAATGGATTGGTGATAGCTGTTGCCCTTTGGATGACCCAATATAGAGGAACCATTTGGGACCGCCTTTTGGTTATCTTCTGTATTGTAACGACCAGTATTTCTTTATTGGTTTATATCCTAATTGGTCAGCTGTTTTTTGCTTGCAAGTTGCGGCTTTTTCCAATAATGGGTTATGAAAAAGGCTTTTTCGCTTGTGTGCCTTATATCATTTTGCCCACTATTATTCTGGTGTTGCTTCATTTTTGTTACCACTACCGTTTTTATAGAACCATTATGTTGGAAGAAATCTACCAAGACTATGTCCGTACTGCACGGGCAAAGGGGCTGCAGGAAGAGACGGTCTTATTTAAACATGTCTTTAAAAATGTAATGGTCCCTATTATTACAACCTTTGTAAAAGACTTTCCATCATTGTTATTTGGTTCTATAGTAATAGAAAATTTTTTTGGCATACCAGGATTAGGAAATGTAGTAATAGATGCTATAAGCCGTTGTGATTTTCCAACCATTAAAGCAGCCACTATAATGGCTGCCGTGCTCAGTATCTTGTGTAACATAGTGGGTGATGTGTTGTATACTTTGGTTGATCCACGCATAAAATTATAAGAAGGCTATGCATCAATATAATCTACTCCATCAATTTGGTTTTAGTAAAAAAGCCTTATTAGGCAATAAGTTAAACCTTTTTTGTTTTGTAACCTTATTGGGCTATATCTTAGTGGCGTTATCTACTAAAGTAGGATGGCTCGCAGCCAATTGGCAGGAAGAAGTAGGTCCCTCTTATCAGCACCCTAATGGTCTACATTATTTTGGCACAGATGTTTTAGGTAGAAGTGTCCTAGCCAAGGTTTTACATGGTGCGGAAGTAGCCATGCGTGTAGGCTTTATTGTAGCCTTATGGTCCGTTGTGATTGGCGCTACCTTTGGCATAGCAGCTGGTTATTTTGGTGGCATACTCGATGCATGCGTAGTTTGGCTCTATACGGTTGTAACGGCTATTCCCACAATGATTTTACTGATGGCAGTTTCCTTTGTGCTGGGAAAGGGTATCCAGACCGTTTGTATTGCACTGGTTATAACAGAATGGACAGAAACCTGTCGTTTGGTTCGAGGTGAAGTGATGCGCCATAAAGCTAGAGAATATATGCAGGCAGCTTCGGCTATTGGTGCCAGTAGTCTTCGTAAGATTTTTGTACACCTATTACCCAATATGCTTCCCTTGATTATCTATCAGTTTTCTTTGGTTTTCCAAACTGCCATCAAGCATGAGGTGATTCTTTCTTATCTGGGTATGGGTGTTCAAAACAAGCCCAGTTGGGGAATTATGATTAATGATGCCAAAGCAGGATTACTCAGAGGTATTTGGTGGGAGCTTTTTTTTGCCACAATGGCTATGTTTTTACTGGTTCTTGTGTTTAATATTTTAGCGGATGCATTGCGGGATTTATTAGATCCAAAGTTAAAAGGTCGATAGGTATGAAAATTCTTGAAGTTAAAAACTTAATGACGCAATATTATACGGGTAAAAAGATGACCACAGTGGTGAATAATGTTTCCTTTGATCTTTTTTCCGGTCGTTCCCTAGCCATTGTGGGAGAATCTGGCTCTGGTAAATCAGCCATGGCGCTTTCGCTGATGCGGCTGATTGAACCCCCTGTGGGTAGCATTACTGCAGAAGCTATTTTGCTCGAAGGAAAGGATATTTTACAACTGTCGCTAAAAGAGATCCAAGAGATACGTGGCAATCGTATTTCTATGATCTTTCAGGAACCCATGACGGCACTCAACCCAGTTTTTACAATTGGTGAACAGATTATGGAAACAATTCAGTTGCATCAGCGGATTCCAGCAAAAGAGGCAAAAAGTCGCTGTATAGCCTTGCTAACGCTAGTGGGTATACCAGCTCCCCATCAACGTATGCTAGAATATCCCCATCAGATTTCAGGTGGCATGCGACAGCGGGTCATGATTGCGATTGCATTGGCTTGTGGGCCATCTGTATTGATTGCTGATGAGCCTACTACTGCTTTAGATGTCACCACTCAGGCACAAATTATGGATCTTATCCAAAGGCTCCAAGTAGAAAAAAATATGGGTATTATACTGATTACCCATGACCTTGGCATGGTAGCTGAAGTATGTGATGAGGTGGCGGTTATGTATAGTGGTAGCATTGTAGAAAAAAGTTCGGTACAAGCTATCTTTAATGCGCCATTGCATCCCTATACACAGGCGTTATTGGATGCGATTCCTCCTTTATCTGGGCGCGTTCGTAGGTTGCGTACCATTGGAGTGGTGCCTCCCTTATCCGATCTTCCCATTGGCTGTTCCTTCCAAGACCGTTGCCCCAATGTACAGGATCGATGCAGAACGCGTACACCACTCCTTCAAGAAGCGCGTGCTGGCCATTCCGTAGCCTGCTTTTATCCATTACAAAATGGTCCTAAATAGTAAAAGGTATGCAAGCCAATACAGAAATTTTATTAAAAGTAGATCACCTTTGCAAGACCTTTCCTGTAAAGCATCACCTCTTAGGCCATACAATTGGTAAGGTCTCTGCTGTGAATGATGTAAGCTTTACCCTATACAAGGGAGAGACACTTGGCTTAGTAGGGGAATCTGGTTGTGGCAAAACCACGCTGGGTAGAACCATTTTGCGGTTGATTGAACCTACTAGTGGGCGCATTATTTTTGATGGGGTAGATATTACCCACTGTAGTGCTGGGCAGATGCGCAGCATACGAAGAAAAATGCAAATTATTTTTCAAGATCCTTATGCTGCTTTAAATCCTAGAATGGCTATCCGTCAGATCCTAGAGGAACCGATCAAAATTCATCATCTGGCTGATGGCAAAGCAGCAGCTACCAATCGCATCTATCAACTACTGGATTATGTGCGGTTGCCTAGAGCTACCCTATGCAAATATCCCCATGAGCTTTCTGGAGGGCAACGCCAGCGCATTTGCATAGCAAGGGCATTAGCCGTTGAACCTGCCTTTATCGTTTGTGATGAGGCCATTGCTGCATTAGATGTTTCGGTGCAAGCTCAGGTGATTAATCTTTTAATGGATTTGCAAGACGAACTAGGGCTGACCTATCTCTTTATTTCGCATGATTTAAGAGTGGTAGAATTTATAGCCAACCATGTTGCGGTGATGTATCTAGGCAAGATTGTAGAAACTGCTTCAGCAGCAGAAATCTATAAAAATCCTAAGCATCCCTATACCAAAGCGCTTTTTTCTGCTATACCGGCTATTCATCCAGCTAAGCATAAAGAGCGGATTATCCTACAAGGAGATGTGCCCAGTCCAAGGGAGTTGCCTAGTGGCTGTTATTTTCATCCACGTTGCTGGAAAGCGGCAGCACAATGTGCTGCCATCCATCCAGCACTTATTCAAACAGAAGAGGAAAATCATCAAGTAGCTTGTCATTTTCCAGAAACCAATTAAATAGTAGGTCTATTTTATTAAAAAATTAAAACATATGTATCCACTTTCAGAGATCAAAAATCTTTCTAGTTTAGATAATCAGCAAGTCGTTAGGATTAGAGGCAGGGTCTTTTCTAAGAAAGACTGTGGCCGGGTATTGTTCTTGATAGTACGA encodes:
- a CDS encoding ABC transporter ATP-binding protein, translating into MQANTEILLKVDHLCKTFPVKHHLLGHTIGKVSAVNDVSFTLYKGETLGLVGESGCGKTTLGRTILRLIEPTSGRIIFDGVDITHCSAGQMRSIRRKMQIIFQDPYAALNPRMAIRQILEEPIKIHHLADGKAAATNRIYQLLDYVRLPRATLCKYPHELSGGQRQRICIARALAVEPAFIVCDEAIAALDVSVQAQVINLLMDLQDELGLTYLFISHDLRVVEFIANHVAVMYLGKIVETASAAEIYKNPKHPYTKALFSAIPAIHPAKHKERIILQGDVPSPRELPSGCYFHPRCWKAAAQCAAIHPALIQTEEENHQVACHFPETN